tttatcACCTACACCCTGGTTTAGTAGAAcgatttctaaaatattattcaaaatattttgtttttatgaacctgattttaaataattgccaGCGCTTCACGCCTGCTCTGTAAAGACAAGTATCTAGACTAAAAAAAGTTCACTCGTTGTCTTtgatacaattatattatgtcaacttatgacatttcaataaagtcaattttcaagaaaaaaatttgACACGAGGTTTCAAAATTTCAAATTGTCATTTTGTTCAAGGGCCGGTCCGtagatagtaaaattattataagaaattCAGAATGAATCAAGCAGGCGTAGTGGCTTGTTGCGCCGTTTGTAAACAGCAAACTCATCGTAGATGTGCTCGCTGTTTAAtcgtttattattgtaatacgGAACATCAGCGACAGGACTGGCGGAGACATAAAAGTAAGTGCGCACCCAAGTTGCAAAAACAAGGCTCTCGAAACGGCATAGTAGCCGAATTTCCGCCTGTCAGTTCTGAAGATCTAAAAAGAACAACTGAGAATCTTAATATTAGTACATTAGAAAAACAGGACCAATCTAATGAAGAGACGTTGGCTAGTGAAAGTAGACATACGAAAAAGACAACTGGAAAAAGTTTGAAAATTGAGGGTAGTGAATCTAGTCTTGACAATATAAGTGACTCtaactgtttaaaaattaaaaacgaaGCCCTTAGTAGAaaagaagttttaaaaaatagtgtAATCTCAAGTGTAGTGTATACAAATAAAGACTTGCCAAAAGTAAGTGCCATAACATATGAAGGTTCATCAGAACAAGAGATTTTAAGTGAGAAAGCTCAACAATTAAACACAGTGGAGTTTTCTGGAACAGCACATGTGTTGTCTACAGTGAAGAATGATGTAAAGATGCCTGAACTACCTCAAGAGCATCAAACGAAAATTAAAGAGTATCCAGAAGCTTCATTAAAAGGCAGCTCAGCACCATTTTCCAATATGGTGAATAGCTATTATATGGATCAAACAGACCCATCTTATGATATATGTCAAAGGGTGATACGGGACATGACACAGTATGGTGTGTGTGTTTTAAACAACTTTCTTGGTAAAGAAAGAGGACTTTTAGTTCTACAAGAAGTTTTAGATATGTACAGATCAGGAATATTTACAGTAAGTATTTAAAAGTGTTAAAACTTTCTTATCTTTATCTTTAAttcttctattaaaaaaataaataaattgtacatcttgaaatagataaattttgataattcTTCATTTGTTTTGCACATGCCTACTATCAAACTAATACATAATACCTGAAAATATATCATAGTAATATGTAGTGtttgtgtttgttattatttgatagttagGTGAGATgagttaataatgttttattttaatataaaatatttacacttaTTGCACATatgattcatataaaaatactccaataaatattacatagtgCAAAGGGCATCCTTATCGCCATCTGTTCAACAACCCGGTAATTGTATTGaaaactttctttctatactAGAAACTCAATATCTTACCTAATTAGGATTTCGTGACTgtgaaattattaagttatctGCTTAATTATATCACCTTACTTCCTGTAGTACTGATAGAATTCTATATGTAATTAGAAAATCTGTAAGTGGAATTTaaggttcaaatatttaattatgatttatgaCCATCTGTTGCTTTTTATTATGTCCATAACTTAATTACATGTTTATCTTAGAAACTTTCTTCTCTTCCTCACCATAATAcccatatatattttatttttttttatttttttaaatacacacacaggtatgtttattatttactgtTTCCATTTGAATATTCAACAGTATATGTATTAACTCTTCCAATAGAATCTCtatgcatttaaaaaaaatacactattGCATGGCATTATTGACATAATGCAAATgcataattgatttatttatttacagcccAAATGTGTAGccaaattttacataaaaatattgtaaaaaattacacattaaaatattaaaagtatattattaaatcacaGTATGTAATGTGAATTATTACCAAAAACTTGTGTTATTTTAGATTTGCTGTAATagctttataaattaatctCCTTATGTTACACTGAGGCAAATTATCTAGTCACTGCATAATCTCGCTTAACATGATGTCTCCTAATCAAATGACTTGaagatacaataataaattaatttttattttatttttagaacaaTTGGCTATAATTTTGTGTAGGTATAATCTGTATATTCACAGGCAGGTCAGTTGGTGTCAAATCCTGTCAGAACAGAGGCTCAAACCA
The Pieris napi chromosome 1, ilPieNapi1.2, whole genome shotgun sequence DNA segment above includes these coding regions:
- the LOC125051118 gene encoding egl nine homolog 1, whose protein sequence is MNQAGVVACCAVCKQQTHRRCARCLIVYYCNTEHQRQDWRRHKSKCAPKLQKQGSRNGIVAEFPPVSSEDLKRTTENLNISTLEKQDQSNEETLASESRHTKKTTGKSLKIEGSESSLDNISDSNCLKIKNEALSRKEVLKNSVISSVVYTNKDLPKVSAITYEGSSEQEILSEKAQQLNTVEFSGTAHVLSTVKNDVKMPELPQEHQTKIKEYPEASLKGSSAPFSNMVNSYYMDQTDPSYDICQRVIRDMTQYGVCVLNNFLGKERGLLVLQEVLDMYRSGIFTAGQLVSNPVRTEAQTIRSDRITWIDGKEKHCYHIGQLISQVDNIILKANKMVNNGKMGNYIINGRTKAMVACYPGSGSHYVKHVDNPNKDGRCITAIYYLNLDWDVKRCGGLLRVFPEGTNQVADIAPIFDRMLFFWSDRRNPHEVQPAYATRYAITLWYFDSQEREEALRKYKRGQPSSSK